A single region of the Flavobacteriales bacterium genome encodes:
- a CDS encoding electron transfer flavoprotein subunit alpha/FixB family protein produces the protein MAVLVFCDASEGKIAKSALEALSYAAAIPGAGDVIAVTYGSVGDDVLSGLGKYGAAKVLVAKNGNPSDPGSMAKAIEGAANANGVNILVFSHDANGKAVGPMVAARLKAGLAPGAISLPDTASGFVVQCNAFSGKAFASYNISSDKKVISLMPNSYPVTEKGGQATVEELPTDNPRIKVVEVKKSEGTINLPEAELVVSGGRGLKGPENWNIVEELAGTLGAATACSRPVSDMGWRPHHEHVGQTGIAIRPNLYIAIGISGAIQHLAGVNGSKCIVVINKDPEAPFFKAADYGIVGDAFEVIPKLIDAAKKLSAN, from the coding sequence CCCTTTCTTATGCGGCTGCCATCCCCGGTGCAGGAGATGTCATCGCCGTAACCTATGGTTCCGTCGGCGATGATGTGTTGTCCGGGCTCGGAAAGTACGGCGCTGCCAAGGTATTGGTGGCGAAGAACGGAAACCCTTCCGACCCCGGTTCAATGGCCAAAGCCATTGAGGGAGCGGCCAATGCCAACGGTGTCAATATCCTTGTATTTTCACACGATGCCAACGGAAAAGCCGTGGGTCCCATGGTCGCAGCACGCCTTAAAGCCGGTCTGGCCCCGGGTGCCATATCCTTGCCCGATACCGCCTCCGGATTTGTTGTTCAGTGCAATGCATTCTCCGGTAAAGCTTTCGCCTCCTACAATATTTCAAGCGATAAGAAAGTGATCAGTCTGATGCCAAACTCTTATCCGGTAACGGAAAAAGGTGGTCAGGCAACCGTTGAGGAACTTCCTACCGACAATCCGCGTATCAAGGTCGTGGAAGTGAAAAAATCAGAAGGCACCATCAATCTGCCCGAGGCTGAATTGGTGGTATCCGGTGGTCGCGGACTCAAAGGTCCCGAAAACTGGAATATCGTTGAAGAGCTGGCCGGCACACTCGGTGCCGCCACAGCCTGCTCAAGACCCGTCTCCGACATGGGATGGCGCCCGCACCACGAACACGTGGGACAAACCGGTATCGCCATCCGCCCGAACCTATACATTGCCATTGGCATTTCAGGGGCTATCCAGCACCTGGCAGGTGTCAACGGCAGCAAATGCATCGTAGTGATCAACAAGGATCCCGAAGCGCCCTTCTTTAAGGCGGCCGACTATGGGATCGTAGGTGACGCTTTTGAAGTGATTCCCAAACTGATTGATGCTGCAAAAAAACTGAGCGCCAATTAA